The region TTAACACCTCTACTTGTTCGCTTGTTGAAATCCCAAAACCGACGGCAACGGGTATAGAAGCTGCTGCTTTCACATCTTCTAAAAAGGTGCCAATATCAGCTGGCAACGTAGAGCGAACCCCAGTAACGCCTAAAGACGACACGCAGTATAAGAAGCCCGTTGCATCTGCAGCGATTTTTTTGATACGCTCTTTAGATGTAGGAGCAACCATTGAAATGTACGCAACTTCATTTTCAGCAGCAAGCTCCCGGATACGGCCACTCTCTTCGTACGGTAAATCCGGAATTAGCACTCCATCTATTTCATTTTCTCGCATTAACGCGAAAAAGGATTCTAAACCTAATTGTAACACAGGATTAAAATAGGTAAAGAGAATTACCGGTATTTTCACACCTTTTTTTCTCATCACTGATACAAGCTTAATGGCTTTTAAAATAGACATACCGCCAGATAAAGCTCTTTTAGACGCCTCTTGAATAATCGGACCATCTGCTAAAGGATCGGAATACGGTACGCCCAACTCTAAAATAGAAGCACCTTGCTTTTGCAAAGACAAAGCAATATCCACCGTTGCATCTTCATGAGGATCTCCTGCTGTAATAAATGGAATAAATAATGTTTCATGTTTAGGTAGTCTCGCTTCAAACGTATTCATGTTCTTCTTCCTTCCCTTCTAGCAAGTTTACTAATGTATGAACGTCCTTATCTCCTCGACC is a window of Priestia aryabhattai DNA encoding:
- the trpA gene encoding tryptophan synthase subunit alpha, whose amino-acid sequence is MNTFEARLPKHETLFIPFITAGDPHEDATVDIALSLQKQGASILELGVPYSDPLADGPIIQEASKRALSGGMSILKAIKLVSVMRKKGVKIPVILFTYFNPVLQLGLESFFALMRENEIDGVLIPDLPYEESGRIRELAAENEVAYISMVAPTSKERIKKIAADATGFLYCVSSLGVTGVRSTLPADIGTFLEDVKAAASIPVAVGFGISTSEQVEVLKEHSDGIVIGSAIVNKIGQLEEVLLNKDTRRDGLNQIEEYVASIVSPIQKCEV